aaaaataaaaaaatatctaaacctatttgaattatcaaacaaaccaatattatagagcagaatcataaaaaacaattaaaaataaccatATTAAACTAGGTGAATTAAAACCCCCCCGCTATCACtggtataaaattgaaataattttataaaataaaaaaatagaaaattttgaaggatgaaattaaaataaattaattttaaaaaagaaaaaaaaagtaaatccatattaataaaaagaaaaataagaaacatgttaaagaaaagaaaaagaaaatgatgaatcTATCCCtatataatatgttaaaaataatgatgtcaAGACAAATCTGCTCCTAATATCTAGTTCAATTATTAGTTTTCAAGgagaaattcataattataccatacaataaataatgttttgtaaCTTGAGGagaattaatggtttttttttaataatttaatttagtccATCAGGGCAAAGCTACATTCTGCTACATTTGACAAATTGCCCtctcaaatttatatttttctaatgcacatcatatctttttaatttaattcattgatTGGCtccacaaattaaaataaacaagaaaaaacacgtagagaacaaaaatcaaactaGCAAAAGTTACTAGCAAAGGGCAGTTTAGAATTTTCCATGGATCCTGAGTTGGATCCTTTCCAACTTAAATGAATCCAGCCTAGCTCAGGAAACGCCTGGAGATTTTAATTGTAGCCCAGCCCAACTCCCAGTCCAAGCTTTCACCATAATGTCAAGTTCGTAATTTCATCAAAACCCAAGCCTGCTCTCCTCCACCCTAACTGAAAAACCCTAGCATCCCCACTATATACTCTTCATTTACTCTCAGCTACTTAGATCACCAGGGTTTCACGTTTGCATCCTACTTCGAACGAACCCTAACAATGGCGACCGCTGCACCAACAGAGTCGGTTCAATGTTTCGGGCGGAAGAAAACCGCAGTCGCAGTCACCCACTGCAAGCGCGGCCGCGGCCTAATCAAGATCAACGGCAGCCCAATTGAACTCGTTGAACCGGAGATCCTCCGATTCAAGGCTTACGAGCCAATCCTCCTCCTTGGACGACATCGATTTGCTGGTGTCGACATGAGGATCAGAGTGAAGGGTGGAGGTCATACCTCGCAGATTTACGCGATAAGGCAGAGCATAGCGAAGGCTCTTGTGGCTTTCTATCAAAAGTATGTTGATGAGCAAAGCAAGAAGGAGATTAAAGATATACTGGTTAGGTACGATAGGACTTTGCTTGTAGCGGATCCTAGAAGGTGCGAGACTAAGAAGTTTGGTGGACGTGGTGCCCGTGCTAGGTTCCAGAAGAGTTACCGTTGAGAGCTTGGAGATGATGATATCCATTTTGGTATTTTGAATTCTGGAATTTtaatttctgtatttttttgttgttgatgtgGGTTTCAGTCCATTTGGTAGACCTTATGGCCTTTAAAGCGTTTAATTACTCTGTCCAGGATGCTTTTAATGATTATGGCTAGTTGAAATACGAGTTTTATTTTCCATCCTCCTTGTGGATTTTGGTTCGCTGATTGATTTGAgcttttgcttgatttttgttATGGTGTTAATGGCATTGTTTTTTAGTAAGTGACACGTATGCTAACGAATCTGGCCTATGTTACTGCTTTCATTGAATGGCGATGATAATACTTTGTATTTTGATTAGGATGCTGGTTGCTCTCCCTATTTCTCCAAGAGGTTTGAGTTTGAGCTAAGATTATTGTTTGCTGATGCATTCTTGCTCAGAATATCAGTGAGCTCCTTTCCAGTTAATGAAAATGAGCTGTTTTCAGTAGCTTTTAAGGCAACCCAAGTAAATATAAAGGCTAGTTTAATGAAAACTATTATGTTtcatagtataaatatttggaAAGTTGGGTTTTGATGGGTTCTTTGTGAGCTTATGATTTATCAATCAAAAGTTGCATGTCTAGTTTGTGAATCCAATTTGCATCTATGGCTTGATCTGGTTGAATTTGTAATGTTATGAATTGTTTCTTTAAATGCTTTATGGGCTTGGTGTTTTTTAGAGCTTGGCATGTATTTTTTTCGCGTGAGCTTCTGttgttttttcatatgtttGTAGTTTTCTAAAGGTTTTTGCGGGAATGCTAGGTTTGGAGCCTGAAAGATGGCGAGAAAGAAATGGCCTAGGACAGGTAGATTGGGTTCGATTTGTATTCTATCAGGGAATCTCCAGCCATTTTTATGTGTGCTTTAGTTTAGTAGGATTTATTTGTTTCAGTAAAAACTAGTTGAACTGGTCCATTGTCTTCCCAATTGCTCAATAAGGTCTGTCTTTGCTAATGGGGTTGCGAACACAGTCCATCTACGTCAGGGTCttcaattgagttaatttcCGGTTCCATAGCTATAGAAAATCAGAGGATTTCTATTCAATTCTCCttgtaagttaatttttattttcttgaccgTCAATTCTAGCTTCTGCCTACACTGGACAATAGGGACTATAAGGGGGTATTTGTAAGTGTgatagcagttttttttttaaagtgtgttttacctgcaaatacattaaaataatattttttgaaatgtagCATTGCGTGTTATCATGGAGCCGATGCTAGTGGGGTAGTTCAAGATTTTTCTGAAGTTTCCTGATGATACATTCCCTGAAACCTTGCCTGTGGCAAACtttattaagattttgaaaTGCCTGATTGCATGGCAAGAGTGATTTGGGGATTATTACTTACCGATGGTATTTTATGCTGGTATTATTcaagtttgtttttgaaaaatagaagTTAATATAGGCTACACGCCTTGCCTTTCAGGATGAGGAAGCTATTTACTGggggaaaataaaattaaagagaaccTCATTCCTACCTTTGAATTTATCTGTATGCGAGGTTAGAGTCAAACTGATGACCGCAGGGTTGGTGGCCAAAACTGGACAGGTGCACTTTGCTATTTGTAAATTCACACTCGCCGGTTTGACacgaaatataaaaaattatgcatcTGCCAAGCTGGTGGGTCTATTCAAACTGACGAAGATGTTTTGTAACCCAGCTTCGAATGATTTGCATGCCTCCAGCATTATCCACAAGCTCTAAAATCTCCGCCGCCGGTATAATCTTTATACAGAGTCCGCCGGAGGGGGTATAAACAAAACAGTGTCATTGCCCAACTCTACCCCGTCATTAGTCTCTCGACGCACAAGCCTGATGTCCACCATCCACTCTTCTTTAAGCAACCTGCAGATTTGTTCAAGAATACCTTCATGAGGGGAACCTCTTGCCAACAACCACAGGCAACACGATGCTTGACTAGAACAGAATCAACTTCAAGCATTACCACCCTTCTCTTTTCCACGCTAGCTCAAGGCCAACCTTGCAAGAGCCCTTTCTCGATGCACATTTTTTACTCGCggttaacagttttttttttttgttttaattaatatgagtcAACTCAAaacctttagtttttatttatggggGGAGAGTGCGGTCTGCATATACAGAAAATCAGAAcgaaaaagaaataaactcgTCCGTAAGGCTATTAATTTTGAATGTTAAAGCAAACTCCTTAAACCATGAACATTCTTAGCACAGGGAGATAAGTGCTTGGTTAAAGAACAATATGGATTAAGTGCGTAAAAAATCCACTTAAGACAGGAATTCAAGAATGGAGTTTCTCGGCCATTCACCATTCTTTCAGGTACAAAATAGAAGCAAGGTCGGTAAAATCTCTTTTATTACACATCACTTGTTTTTGCAAGTGACCAAATCAATGGTCaacatttgatatatatataataatggcAGGGAATGCATCACTTGATCCGACGGCAGAGAGTGATACCATCACCAACAGGAAGCATGCAAATTTCAATCCTGGGGTCAGCTGCAAGTGCCTTATTGAGCTCCAGAACAAAGTCCCTATAGTACCTCACATACTTCCTCATCGGCGCGTCGGCTGGTGCCACCACAGATCCATTCCACAGGGTGTTGTCATACCCAATCAACCCTCCGACTTTGACAAGCTCAATCAACCTCTTGTGGTAGTTAATATAATTGTCCTTGTCAGCATCCACAAAGATGAAGTCATAAGATCCATGGTACTTTCCCTGTAGTTCGCCACACAGAGATTAGTAAAGCTTAGTAATAGCACATCAATTTTCTTAAATGAACATCATCTCGTTTCTCATACGAGTAAACAAAAAAGCATGTTTTTGGTCCCCATCAATTTTCTTAAATGAACATCAGCTTAGTactttcccttctttcttttttcatttgtcGAAGATAGAATATTTCTTACATCTTCAATCATTTGATCGAGAACTGGCAGAGCAGGGCCTTCCTTGAACTCAATCTTGTTTGCCACACCAGCTTTCTCAATCACCGGGAGACCCAGTTCATAGTTCTCTCTGTTGATGTCCATAGCCAAGATCTGCAAGTTACAAGATCCCAATTATTTTCTTACCGTCATCTAATTTCTTTTGACTGATTTGGGACCGAGAAATCTCAAGTTTTTGgtttttacctttccatcctcAGGGATAGCAAGAGCAGTGGCCAAGAGAGAATAGCCAGTGTAAACACCAATCTCCATGGTGTTCTTGGCATTGATAAGCTTTAAAAGCATGTTCAAGAATTGCCCTTCATCAGCAGATGTGGTCATGATGTTCCTGTTTCCCATCAGATTTATTAACACCACACCATAAACATcaatatatagaaaacaaaaccctttttttattttatgaaaataaaatctctCATGTTGATGTATTTAAAATGCATGTGAGAATCAACAAACATACCAAGGATGCTTGGCAGTCAACTCCCTAAGCTCCTTCATGCATTCAGGCTCTCTTGGGTACACACTGGTCTCAAGAATATACTAAAAACCAATccaaatacatacaaaaaaatgttaaaaaaaaaaatcaaggaaaagaaaaaactcgcACCAAGATCAGGGATTTCTCGGTTAAATTACCTGGTATAGAGCATCACTTTGCAAAAGGCTCTTGTGGCCAACTTCTTGATGCCTTCCGGCCTGAGTCTGCTGTTCCTCTCCGTTGGCGGCCATTATATATCTTATAACAAAACTATACTCTCTTTCCTTGCGTTGGAAGGTTTTTCTGGGGGCTAACAATGGTAAGGATGCCTGACCTGATTGAAAATGGCAAGGGCAGGTGTTATTTATTGGAGATGAGAGTCCGGTTTGAGCCGGAGTAGTGGGGTGGTTGGACCGGCTGCCAACCGGGTGGGGGTTGGTGAGTTCTTAGGACAGCGGGGGTATTTTGGGACCCACTTATCGGTGTTTGAGTTGTTGTCCAGTGGTCATTTTAGGTTTCGGAGTCCTCGGACACTAATtcaatttctatatatttttctgCCTCTTTAATTAATGTCCccttattttagatatttgcGAAAGAAATTAAGTTCACGGTGTTAGGTTTGGTTTCTTGAAATAAAAGGCTCGACATTTTATGCCACGTGtaattgatttaaattgtaGAGAGTAGAAAATTGTGGTGGGCTCCCCACTTTGTTGTTGGGGATGGCTACGTGTGCCGAAGGTGGGTAAGGGGTTGGTGACTTGGCCTCTAGAATTTGACTCCACGGGAGTTGGTGGCTTGTAGCCACCTCATTGACAATAGATGACTCCTGTGAAGAATCTCTCCATCTTGCTGCTgacaaaatttatttctttgtttttttttttaataaaaaaaattcaatttcattttccttctttgaatttaaaaatagttgttttttaaaatattttttattaaaaaatataccaaaataatatatattttttatttttaaaaattatttttttcatcaatgtatcaaaataatttaaaaacataaaaaaataattaatttgaagcaaaaaaataaaataatttaatttttttaaaaaataattttgaagtgtAAAAACAGATAGAATGACACATGGATTTTATAGTAAAACTaggcaataattaattaatatttttttaaaatgtaataaatgttattttttaaatattatttatttataaatatatcaaaataatattttttttcttcatttaatttccTACTTCAACCTTCTCTTATCTTGTCTGGTTTTCTAGCCATGTTTCGTGTGGGCACGGCAAAACATTTCAGTGAAAGAAGAGAGAACCATCAACCCTAACCTAACATTAAACTTGCTGGTATTGGCTAAGAAATTACTTATGCCATGAGTTCATGACATTTTTCCTTATCATACAGTCTTCAGCCATGGAATCTTTCTCCATCAAATTTCAGTAGACattccattaaaataattgattagtaCACTTAGCTTCGAGGTTTCTTAGAgcctccttaatttttttattttttaaatcctattaaaatacaaaatatattgtTCATTAAGTTGAATCGAGAAACGCGGTTGaaactgtgtttttttaaaaattaaattttacttatttaaaatttattttttaaaatttttttgatgtattaatattaaaaatatttttttaaaaaaatattttaatatatttttaaacaaaaatatatttcaaatcataAGTGTTACCATAGACCTAAAGCCTAATTATTATTACCGGGAGCTCGTTGTTATAAACCGCATGAGATTAGGTTTGTAATAATTCAATAACCAAACAATCATTAGAAAAATCGAGGTCGTGAAAGAAGTGTCACCCAtcaaaaccttgaaaaaataaaaaagaaataaaaactagGTCAAAGTTTGGTGAGGAGAGGCTTGCTTCCTTTTGAGTTCAAGCCTTTGGGCTACCAACCACCAATTAAAGTccagataataataaaaatgatttccttttgtttttggtccATTATGGATAtcgaaggtttttttttctttttcttttttctttcttctttagagaagaaataaaaatagcaaaaactgAGAAGGGAAATGAGTTAGATGGGCTTTATGCAGTGGCCCATAAGATACGATAATTGCCATTGATGATGAGACCATCAAAGTCTAAGAAAATCAGCAACCTCCCCTCTCTGGGAGTGAACTAACCAGGTCAATCAGGTTCTAGATTAACCCATCAGGCCAAGctgggtttaataattatgagtgCGAGTGATCCATACATGCATTTGTTAACTTCATTACTTATATCCAATGCGAATTGCGATGGTTTAAACCTTAAAAATCTATGTTCAAGTTAAATAAATGCACAAGGCATTAGTTTATCACAAGATATGACAGGTTGCTCTTTGATTCAAAGCCTGCTGGAGGCAGGTTTGGTTGCAAGAACTCTATGATCTGCAATTTCCAATATAGGTGACATGATGGTATTCTTGCAGGTAAGTGGAGAGATGCCGGAGCAACATGCCTTGCCGAGAGTTTAaggatcaaaaagaaaaaggaaattaagcGAGTAACTTCATTTATAAAACAATGAACTGGTGCATATTGGGAATGGTTTTAAGCAGAGGCTCAGAGTCAAACTTGATCTGAACTGTGAAAAATGCAGCTTCCTCTGAGGATATCCAACACCAGATCAATTACATTGACCACCAGAGGACCCTGGAACCGTTTTCAGCTAGGTTGTCCAACCTTGGCCTAAACTGCATTCAGTTCCCAAATCTCCATCCATCCAGAATCACCAGCTCAACGTGTAACTTAAACATGCTAATAAATTGGTGTACTAGCACATGTTTGCCCTAGAAGACCTGAACATATGCGTCTAAtgcaaaagaaaatcattagATTCTTCTGGCATATACAAAATCCTGTAACTTTTGATTGATTTCTAGAAAAGTTATGATTATGGAAGACGGAGCATCATTCTATCCACAAATAGTGCTGCAGTTTATCATTTATCTGATAAACCAACCTAATGATAGTTGGCTACGTGCCAGCGGCAAATGCAGACAGCAAAGACCTTCTTTTTGAGTGAAGAATTATCAGAATTTGACCATTTTAGCAACACTTTATCactttgttttggttttctaGGGGCACTTGGAGCAAAATGATGGGTTAACAAACATTAATTGGAATCAAGAAATTTTAAAGTGGAAGATATCAGGGGGAAGTTATATTTTCAGCCGTGAGAGAAAAGCTCACTTTGCTTGTATCATCAACGATATTTATTTGATGCTTGGAGGCTTTGAGATTTGCAGAAACTTCAGTGAAGCCTAAGGAACAACGCTGCAGTTGAGCTATCTTCAAAGAGCATGGAAGCAAAACTGTGAGGAACAGCCTGAAGCAAGAAGAGGGAGGGTGGATTTCTCAAGGATTGTAGGGTCAATCACAGAGATCCCAAGGGCTATGGTTACTGCAGAACTGCTTCAATAAATGGTAATAAACTGAAAACTGAAAGAAAATGCCCACAACCAGTCTGTCCTAAACAAAAGTGGCCTGCAAGGATTGAGATTAGTAGCTATTAATGTCCCTATCCATCTCATAGGACTTTCAACATAACATAAATCCCTACAAACCATCAAGAATTCAGTCATCTGATAGTTAAAACTTAGATATGTAGTTAATACAAGACGCATGGAGAAGTTGAGCAAGAAAACCCAGAATATGATGATCACCTTTGAGTGCTGAATGTTCAGCGATAAATCCACATAAAGGAATCATGGGTGAAGCTAGTTAAATGAAGCTTATctggtgtttttcttttaaaacatcatAAACAATTCTCTTCCAACAttgtatataaatattcaaaggtAACTCTTCCCTTGTCACAAgaaacctatataaaaaaaagttgaaaagctCTTTGCAAACTTAAAGAATGAGTTTTTTAACAAGGATGTTTCAGAAGACAACATCTCCATTCtcaggaagaaaaagaaaaacatatgatAGTTTTAGATAAATGCAAAAGATGCTGAATTCTTCacatcttaaaaaatcaattgatcaACGAAAGAAAACAAATCCGAGCCAGAAGGTTAAATTTGTCAGTGATGCATCTATCCCAATGAACTTATTAACACTTTGATACAGAAGCCTGAACTACCtgcttaaaaaaaagttgaattgaATTGTGCAC
This genomic interval from Populus alba chromosome 1, ASM523922v2, whole genome shotgun sequence contains the following:
- the LOC118055414 gene encoding caffeoyl-CoA O-methyltransferase 2 codes for the protein MAANGEEQQTQAGRHQEVGHKSLLQSDALYQYILETSVYPREPECMKELRELTAKHPWNIMTTSADEGQFLNMLLKLINAKNTMEIGVYTGYSLLATALAIPEDGKILAMDINRENYELGLPVIEKAGVANKIEFKEGPALPVLDQMIEDGKYHGSYDFIFVDADKDNYINYHKRLIELVKVGGLIGYDNTLWNGSVVAPADAPMRKYVRYYRDFVLELNKALAADPRIEICMLPVGDGITLCRRIK
- the LOC118055415 gene encoding small ribosomal subunit protein uS9, which codes for MATAAPTESVQCFGRKKTAVAVTHCKRGRGLIKINGSPIELVEPEILRFKAYEPILLLGRHRFAGVDMRIRVKGGGHTSQIYAIRQSIAKALVAFYQKYVDEQSKKEIKDILVRYDRTLLVADPRRCETKKFGGRGARARFQKSYR